GTTCGAGATGCGCGCCGTTCGCTCCGAACCACACGACGGGGTGTGTGTCGCTCAGATCGTCGAGCACGGCACGGAGGCGCCGCTCGACGCCCCAGAAGTTGGCGGTGGTCACGATCGGCAAGTCGCGTTCGACTCCCGGATCGACGAAGAGTGCGTCGTCGACTCCGATCGGTACGACCGGGACGGGGCGCCCGAAACGTGCCTCGAGGTGTTCTGACGCGAGACCGGAAGAGGCCCACACTCCGTCGAACTCGGTGAGATAGGGGAGTCTCGCCCAGGACGCGGTCCAGTTCCGGACCCAGGCGATGGTCGCGGTCGACGGCGGGAGCAGCCCGGGGACGAACGACTCGATCATCACGACGGCCACGTCCGTCGCGACGGGCGGTTCTTCGTGCCACCGCTCGGCAGGCCAGAAGCTGACTCCCCACCCCTCGGCCGAGAGGGCGGACGCGAGGCCGGCGGCCACGTAGAGGTCTCCCTTGCCTTCTGAGAGATCGGCCGTCGAGACACAGAACATGATCGTCCCGCGAGGCCCGACGGCACGCTCTCCCGAGGTGAGTGAACGGTAGTGCGCGGAGATGTCCGGCGTCGGGGTCGGCTGCTCTGTCGTGACGGTCATGCTCTCGGGTGGGGTAGGGGGCATCGAGGCGATCGCTTCGATGACGACGGTGGTCACTCTACCTGTGGCGAGTTCCGCGCAGGCTCGCCGGGCCGCGCCGGGCGAGGCCGTCTCTCCCGGGGAATGTAGGATCGACCTGCCGTGGCGCTGTCTGCGCCCTCGTCGCCCACGCGCCGGGCGATGTCGCGCCGACGAAGGGAATCCATGAAAGACCGCAAACCGGGGGTCGTCTCCGTCGTCCTCGTCAACTACAAGGGCACCGACGACACGCTCACGAGCATCGAGGGTCTCGCCGCCCAGGACTGGCCGGCCGACAAGCTCGAGATCATCGTGGTCGACAACGACTCCGGGGCGGATCACGTCGCACGCCTCAAGGCGTCGTCCCTCGACTTCACGCTCGTCGAGTCCGGCGGCAACCTGGGCTTCACCGGCGGCTGCAACCTCGGAGTCGAACGTTCTTCGGGCGAGATCGTCGCGTTCCTCAACAACGACGCCCGGCCTGACGTCTCGTGGATCCGCGCGGCGATGGACACCTTCGCCGCCGGCGCCGACATCGGAGCCGTCGCCAGCAAGGTGCTGGACTGGGAGGGCGTCAACGTCGACTTCACCGAAGCGGCCATGACGTGGTACGGCATGGGCTACAAACCCCATGCCGGTGGCCCCGACACGGGTGCCTGGGAGGTCGAGAAAGACGTCCTCTTCGGCACGGGTGCCGCCATGTTCATCCGCGCGGACCTCTTCGACCAGCTGGGCGGGTTCGACGACCGCTACTTCATGTTCTACGACGACGTCGATCTCGGATGGCGTCTCAACCTGCTCGGGTGGCGGTTCCGCTACCAACCGCGGTCGGTCGCGTTCCACAAACACCACGCGTCGATGAACAAGTTCGGTGACTTCCGCGAGACCTACCTGCTCGAACGGAACGCCCTGTTCACGCTGTACAAGAACCTCGGGCAAGAGCAGCTCGACAAGGCCCTGCCCGGCGCGCTGGCTCTCGTGGTCCGGCGTGCCGTCGGTCGCAGTGAACTCGATTCCACCGAGCTCGACCTGCGCAACCCGGGCGACGATTCCGTCGAGACCCGACCGGTGCCCAAGAAAGGCATGGCGGGCATCTACGGGATCGACCAGTTCGTCGAGATGCTGCCGTCGCTCACCGAATCGAGACGGGAGATCCAGGCGTCGCGGGTCAGGGACGATCGGCAGTTGCTCGACCTGTTCGGCAACCGCGACGAGCCGGCCTACCCGATCGAGAGCTATCTGGCCGGATACGACAAGATCGTCGCGTCCCTCGACGTGCTCGAGGTCGTCAAGCGCCGACGGGTGTTGATCGTCACAGGTGACTCCATCGGAGCGAAGATGGCGGGTCCTGCCATCCGGGCCACCAACATGGCGCGCGAGCTCGCACTCGAACACGACGTCCGCGTGGTCAGCATGACTCGTTCGACGTCGATCGACGACAGCTTCGAGGTCGTGACGGTTCCCCACCGTCACCCCAGGCAGATGGTCGAGCACGAGGCCTGGGCCGACGTGATCATCGTCCAGGGGCACGCCCTGCGGCTGTTCCCCGTGCTCGAGTCGACCCGGAAGGTGCTGGTCGTCGACGTCTACGATCCGCTCCACCTCGAACAGCTCGAGCAGGGTCGGAGCACCGACGTCGAGGCGTGGGACCGTCAGATCCTCGACGCCGCCGACACCCTGAACCACCAACTCGAGCTCGGCGACTACTTCATCTGCGCCTCCGAGCGTCAGCGCCTCTTCTGGCTCGGTCAGCTCGCGGGATCGGGCCGGGTCAACGCCCGCACCTACTCGCGCGACCCCGAGTTGCGCAGCCTCATCGGTGTCGTGCCGTTCGGGCTGTCGTCGACCCCTCCGCGCCACGACCGCGCCGTGGTCAAGGGGGTCCTTCCCGGGATCGGTGTCGACGACAAGCTCGTCGTCTGGGGCGGGGGCATCTACGACTGGTTCGACCCGATCACGCTGGTGCGGGCCATCGGTGAGCTGGCCGGGCGCCGTCCCGAGGTCAAGCTCTTCTTCATGGGCGTGCAGCACCCGAACCCCGACGTACCCGAGATGGACATCGTCGCGAAGGTCCGTGCCGTGGCCGACGAGCTCGGACTCACCGGGGTCCACGTGTTCTTCAACGAGTCCTGGATTCCCTACGACGATCGGGGGGCCTACCTGCGCGAGGCGGACGCAGGCGTCTCGACGCACTACGAGCATCTCGAGACCACGTTCTCGTTCCGCACCCGCATCCTCGACTACCTCTGGGCCGAGCTGCCGATCGTGACGACCGACGGCGACTCGTTCGCCGAGCTCGTCGCCAAGGAAGACCTCGGCATGGTCGTCAGCGAACGCGACGTCGACGGACTGGCGAACGCCCTCGAGTCGGTCCTCTTCGACGACTCGGCCCGACGCCGCCACGTGGCGAACGTCAAGCGTGTACGCGAGGGGTTCACCTGGGAGAACGTCCTCGCGCCCCTGGTCGAGTTCGTCCGCGAGCCCGTGCGCGCGGCCGACAAGAAGGGCGGCTCCGGCGAACCCGACCACACCGCCCTGACCCATGCGAAGGTGCAGGTCCGCAACCGACGCAAGCAGTACGGCCTCCGTCACGATCTGGGACGGGTCTACCACTACTACCGAGTGGAGGGCGTCGGGGGAGTCGTGTCGAAGGTGCGCACCCGGTGGGAGAACCGCTGACGACGTCCGCCCGGTCGAGCGCACTGGCCTCGTCGGCGGTCTTGTCGACGGCGGGCATCGTCGTCCAGGGCGTCTCGCGCCTGGCGTACACCGTCGTGCTCGGCCGGGTGTTCGGCACTGAGGCTCTCGGGCACGCGAGTGCCCTGCTCTCGCTCTCGATCTTCGCCGCCCTCCTGTGGCCGACGGCAGCCGGTACCGCGGCCTCGCGGTTCTTCGCCGTCGCGGCCCACGAGAAGGCCGGGACCAGGCCGCTCGCCCGGTTGTTGGATCGCTCGATGGCTGCCTCGACGGCAGCCCTGGCTCTGGCGGCCGTCCCGATGGCGCTCGTGCTCGGCAACGGGTTGGGGGTCGCCCTGTCGGCGGCCTGGCTCGTGGCCGGGTACGGCGTCTACGCGTACACCCGAGGGGTCCAACTCGGTCGTCACCGTGCCGCTCGCGTCGCGCTCTGGGACGGTCTCACGGCGGCGCTCAGCTTGGGGTTGGTGGCGGTCGTCGCCGTGGTCGGAGACCCGGCGTGGGCTCTCGTGCCCCTCTCGGTCGCGTACACGGTCTTCGCCGTCGTGAACTGGCCTCGGTCCGGACCCGGTCAGCCGGCGACGGGCGGTGTCGACGGCGTGCTGTCGTTCGCGGCGTGGAACGTCCTGGCCGGTCTGACCACGAACGGTCTGCTGCAACTGGCCATGCTCGCAGCCCAGTACTACGGCCCCGGCGTCCAGGCGGGGGTCTACGCCGCGGCCTTCACCCTCGCCACGCCGGCGTCGATGCTGGGTCAGGCCATCAGCCAGATCGTCATCCCGGCCTTCGCCCATCGCAGCGACGGTGCCTCCCTCCGGGACCGCCGGACGGCAGGGCTCGTGATCGGGCTGGCAGGCGTCATGGCTCTCGGGTTCGGCGTCGTCGCCGCCCTGGCCCCGATCTATCTGCCGCTGTTCTATCCGGCCGTCGGCGTCGAGGCGGTGCCCCTGCTGCAGTTCCTGATGCTCGGAGTGTTCGTCTTCACCATCGCCTTGGTGCCCGCGGCGCTCCTTCTGGCCGCCGGCCGGTCGCGCCAGGTGGCTCTCGCGTCCATCTCGGGTTTCGTCGGAGGTCTGGCGGTCATCGTCGTGTCCGGCCCGTCCCTCGGCGTCCAGGCTGGTAGTTTGGGCTTCCTCGTAGGGTCGTCGGTCAATCTCGTCGCGATGGTCGTCCTGAACCTCCGAGTCCCGGGCCGCGGCCGGGGTGGCCCCGTGGTCGAGTCTGCTCCCACGACGCCGGGGCATGCGAGCGATCCCGTTAACGACGAGTAGGAACCCCGTGTCAGACATCAGCGCCGATCCCGACGCCACCTTCCGACGGGGCACTGTCGACCCCCTCCCGCCGCATTCCGTCCGGTCCCGTCTCACCCGTCTCGTCGGCCCGGTCGTGCTCGTGTTGCTGTCCTTCGTGATGGTGCTGGTCCACGCTCCCCAGAACACGGCCATGTCGCCGATCGACGAGTGGGTGTACGTCGACTACCTGGGCAAGGTGCCGACTCAACTCATCGTCACCCAGGGGGAAGAGACCGGGGAGTTCGCGCGCGAGGCCATCGCCTGCAACGGCGTCCGCCTGGCGCTCGATCCCAACCCGGCCTTGTGTTCCGAGGTCGAGGCCGGAGATGAGGCCGACGACGCCTTCCCGATGGAGGGCGTCACGAGTGCCGACATCTACACACCGCTCTACTTCGCGACCACCTGGGTCGCCGCGCAACCGCTGACCTGGTTCGGGGTGGGCCTCCTCGACGCCGCGACCCTGGTGGGCGGACTCTGGCTGGCGCTCGGCATGGTGCTGCTCTACGCGTCCATGCGGCTGCTGTCGGTGGGTCGTTGGGTCGCCGTGGGGATCGGGGCCCTCCTGATCGCGACACCTGCGGCCTATTGGTCCTCGACCTACCTCAGCACCGACGCGCCCTCGCTCGCGGTCGGGGCGGGGCTGCTCTACACGGCGCTCCGCATCATGACCGGCCGTTCCGGGCACGTCGCTTTCGTCGTGATCGCGGTCGCCGGTGTCTTGTTCAAGGTGCAGAACGTGGCGGCCGTCGGTCTGACCGCGCTGGCACTGCTGGTGTGGTCCCTCGCCCGGGCTCGCCGCGACGCCTCGGAGTCGCCGGGTGGTCGCCCCTGGTTCGTGGCGGGGTCGCTCAGCCGATCCACCATCGCCGCCGTCGTGGCCGTCGTCGCGTCGGTGGCGGGACAGGCCGTCTGGGTCGTCATCCGGGCGACCGCCTCGAGCGGACCGTCACCGGACCAGGGCGTCTCCCAGACTTTCTCGATCAAGTCGGCCATCCAAGAGAGTCTCAAGTTCCTGGGCGGCACGTCCCAGGACCCCACCGGGGTGGCGAACTCCATCGCCCTCGTCGTCGCCGCGACCGCCGTGTCGTGGCTTTCCATCGCCGGGGTGGTGGGGCTCGTCGTCACCGCGCGTCCCGGTAGCCCCGAACGCTTCGTCTCGTGGGCGGCACTCGTCATGGCGCTCATCGCCGGGCCGCTCCTCGCCGTCGGCGTGATGGCGGTCAGCGGGTTCTACTTCACCCTCCCGGTGCGGTACGGCATCTCCATGCTGCCCGCCTTCCTGCTCTGCGCGGGAATCCTGCTCAGTCGGAACAGGCGCGTCGGCGTCGTCTTGACCGTCGTCGCCGCACCGATCTTCGTCGCATCGCTGCTCGGCAGCTGACGTCCGGGGACGGCCGAATGCGTCGAGCCGACGTCCGACGTCAGACGAGTCGGCGCGCGACGGCCCAGTAGGTGCGCATCGCGGTCTGGAGCACGCCTGCGCCGCGGGGCAGCGGGAACACCTGCTGATCCAGCGTCGCCGTGAGCAGCGGCACGAGGTCGCGATCGGACGTGGTCCGCACCTGTTGCACCCACGTGCGTCGCTCCCGCAACCACGACGAGTTGTCCTTGATCCAACGGTGGGCCCGCGCGTTCTCGTCCGACCACCCCTGCGCGCGAGCGACCACGCGCATGGCGACGTCGAGTGCCGTGGCGGGCAGCCACGTCAGCGCTCGGAGTCGAGGGCCGTAGGCCGTCCGCAGAAAGATCTGACGGTTCTTCTCGAGCAGGTACATCTTGAGCGCGTTCCGGCTGAACTCGTAGTGGTGCAGAACGACGGCGTCGGGCACGTAGACGACCTGCAGCCCCTGCTGCCAGGTCCGCCAGCTCAGGTCGACGTCCTCGTGGTAGGCGAAGTACTCGTCGGCGAACCCGCGGAGGCGCAGCCAGAGGTCGCGGGAGAGGACCAGGCCGGCACCCGATGCGGACGCGACCTGCGCCTCCTCGGCGTGGTGCGCGGCGGGTTCGTCGAGCCCGCCCGCCCAGCTGAGCCCCACGACGTGGACGGGGTTGCCGGCGGAGTTCATCACCTCGGGGTCGGAGGCCAGGCGGATGCTTCCGCTCGCGATGCCGACCTCGGGTCGGGACGCGACGGCGACCAGCTTGGCCAGGGTGTCGGGCCGCACCTCGGCGTCGCTGTTGACGAGCGAGAGGAATTCGCCCTCGGCCAGTCGTGCCCCGAAGTTCACCCCACCGGCGAACCCGAGGTTCTCCGAGGGCGTGACGACCCGGAGGCGCGGGTCGGCGGGCAGCGTCGAGACCGCATCGCTGGTGCACCCGTTGTCGACCAACACGACGTCGACGTCGACGCCCGTGGAGGCGAGGACCGACGACACGGAGTCGTGCAGGACCGGCTCGTCGCCGTAGGCGAGGGTGACCACGGTCACGCGGGGAAGACCCATCAGGCCTGATCCGCCCGGTGGACGGAGCGTTCGAGGCGCCGGAGACGTTCGTCGTGCAGGGCCACGTCCTCGGCCAGGGTGCGGGTCTTGTCTTCGAGCACCGTGAGTTCGGCGCTGTGCTGCACCGAGACCAGGAACAGGATGATCGTGCTGAGGAAGAAACCGAGGTTGGTCGGGGCGGTGATGCCGAGGGCTGCAGCGGCCCCGGTCAGGATGCCCGGGAAGACGGCCACGACGAGCGCGAGCACGCCGGCGAAGATCCACCACAGGGCGTGGCGTTCGCGCACGCGTCGACGACGGAGCATCTCGAAGACGACGTAGAGCACGAGCACGGCCGACACGATGCCGAAGACGTAGGTGGTGACGCTCATGGGGTCGGGGCCTCCACGCTGAGGGCGAGCGGAGGCCGCCACAGGGCGATGATCAGGGCGAGACCGGCCCGTCCGAGGTAGACGGCGGCCTTCACGGGGTTGTGGGACGGGGTGCCGCCGGCCCGGGGGCGCATCGAGACGGGCACCTGGGTGATGGAGCAACCGGCCCGTGCCGCCAGCACGAGGGACTCGACGGTGTCACCCAGGTACTCGGCGGGATAGTGCCGGGCGAAGATCTCGATCGCCCGGGGCCCGGCGCCGCGGAACCCGGAGGTCGTGTCGGTCAGCTTCGTCCGCGCGATGCGACCGATGACCGCCGCCAGCACGACCATCGCCCATCGGCGCGGGCCCGTGACCTGGTAGTCGCCCTCGCCGGCGAAGCGGGCACCGATGGCCACGTCGACGGATGCCAGGGCGTCGAGGATGAGCGGCACCCCGGCCGGGTCGTGCTGCCCGTCGGAGTCGACCTGGACGACGTACCGGAACCCGTGTTGCCGTGCGTACTTGAAGCCGGTGCGCATGGCTCCGCCGACCCCCAGGTTGAACGGGAGGTCGAGCACGGTCGCTCCCGCGGATCGCGCGCGGGCGACCGTGTCGTCCCGCGAGCCGTCGTTCACGACGAGGACGGTGACGCCGGGCAGCTTGTCGAAGACCTCGGTGACCACGTCGGCGACGACGTCCTCTTCGTTGTACGCGGGCATGACGATGAGAGTCTGCGCCAGGGCCGATGACATGGTCCGATGGTGCCAACAGGTCGGGCCCCGACCGGCACAATGGGCCCATGACGACCTCGACCCCGACCCCCGGGACCCGTGGGGCGACGCCCGCTTCGGGTGGGCGGCCCGGTCTTCTTGCGCGCCGAGGTGGAGGCGTCCTGGGCGTGGTCGCGATCGCCGCCGTCGCAGCCCTCGTGGCCTGGCTGCGGTTGCCGCCGGCGGCCCGCGACACCCTCTGGGCCGAGGACGGGCGGGTGTTCGTCCAGCAGCGAGCGGCCGGCGGTCCTTTCGAGACCTGGTTCGTCCCGTACGACGGCTACCTGCACCTCGTGCCCCGCGTCGTGGCCGATCTCGCGTGGTCGTGGCTGCCCGTCGGTGGCCTCGCGTCGGGCGTCACGGTCCTCGCCTGTCTGGTGGCTGGCGTCGTCGCCGCCGGGGTCTGGTCCTGCTCGCGCGGTCTCGTGCCGTCGAATGCCGTCCGGCTCGCGCTCGCGGCCGTGACGGTCCTCGTGCCGCTCGGGCCGCTCGAGGTGGCGGGCAACCTCGCCAACCTGCACTGGTACCTGCTGTGGCTCACCCCGTTCCTCCTGCTGCATCGGTACCGGAGCACGACCGCCACCGTGCTCGCCGCCGTCGCGGCGCTGCTCGTCGGCCTGACCGAGATCCAGGCCGTCCTCCTCGTCCCGCTCGTCGTCCTGGCGCGGCTCCTCCGCCGTCGGCCCGCTCCCACGCGCCGGGATCTCGTGCCCGTGGCCGTCCTCGGCGCGGCGCTCGTCGTCCAGGTCGTCGTCTCAGCGCTCACGCCGCGAGCGGACGCCCCCGGTGCCGCCTCGACGGTGCCGCAGGTCGTCCTGGGCTACCTGACGTCCGTCGTCCTCGGTACCTGGGTACCCTCCGCCTCCACGATGGGCGGACTGCTCGACGGTGCCGGATGGTCCGTGGTCCTGGTCGCGGCCGTTCCGTTCGTGGCGTCGGCGCTGGTCGTGATCCGGTCCGTCGGACGCTCGACCGTTCGCCGGTCGGACGACGACGCATCCGGTTCGGTGGCTCCCGAACGGATGGTCCTCGCCTCCGTGGCGGCGGTCGCGTCGGTCGGCCTCTGGACCCTCGACGTCGTGGTGAACCACGGTCCCGACACGAAGTTCTGGTTCGCCGACCCCGGGCGGGTGTCGGAGCTCGGGCTGACGCGCTATGCGGTGGTGCCGTCGATGTTCCTCCTCGTCGTCGTGCTGTGCGCCGTCGACGCGCTGCTCCTCTCGACACGACGACGTCTTCGGGCGGCGGGTGCGGCCGCCCTCGTCGCTCTCGCGATCGTCGCGGCGGCCTGGTTCGTCGGCCCGGACACGGTGCGCGCCGACGGACCTCGGTGGGAGGGATCGTTGGGGGTCGCCGAGGACGTCTGCGACGACGGGGCGGAGGTCGCCGACGTGGCCGGGGCTCCGGCGGGCTGGGGTGCCCTCCTGTCGTGCGAGGTCGTCGACGAGGTTCCCTGAACACGCGACCCGTGTGGGCCGGGTCGGACCCTCGGTCTAGAGTCGTCATCGGCGTGCCGTCCACGGCCCAGCCGACCGGAACGCCCACGCGTCACCGGCTCCCCGCAACCGGAAGCATCGCATGACCACCTCCGCCCACACCGGCGCCGGCGCCCTCGTCGTCCTCCCCACCTACGACGAGGTCGAGAACCTCCCGATCATCCTGGGGCGACTCTTCGCCGCGGTCCCCGAGGTCCACGTCCTCGTGGTCGACGACGGCAGCCCCGACGGCACCGGTGAGCTCGCCGAGACGATGGCAGCGGACGACGAGCGCATCCACGTGGCACACCGCACCGGCAAGCTCGGGCTCGGCTCCGCCTACGTCATGGGTTTCGGCTGGGGCCTCGAGCGTGATTACGACGTCGTCATCGAGATGGACGCCGACGGCTCGCACCCGCCCGAGAAGCTGCCCGAGATGATCTCGCTCGTCAGCGCGGCCGGTGCGTCCGCCCCGAGCCTCGCGATCGGCTCGCGGTGGGTCCCGGGTGGCTCGGTCGTCAACTGGCCGGTCTCCCGCCAGGTCCTCAGCCGCGGCGGCAACCTCTACGCCCGTCTCGCCCTCGGCCTCCAGCTCAAGGACGTCACGGCAGGGTTCCGCGCCTACACCCGCCAGGCCCTCCAGGCGATGGACCTCACGGGCATCGACTCGAAGGGTTACTGCTTCCAGGTCGACATGACGCTCCGCGTCCTCGACGGCGGCGGCCGGGTCGTCGAGGTGCCCATCGAGTTCCGCGAACGCGAGCTCGGCGAGTCCAAGATGAGCCAGGCCATCGTCGTCGAGGCCATGCTCCGGGTGACGAAGTGGGGTGTCCGGCGACGCCTGCAGACCCTGCTGGGCAAGCGCCCCGGGCCTCGCTGGGTCGTCGAGGACTGACGTCGGGCAGAGGGCGGCGGGCGCAGCTCGGGATCGGCCACGGGTGCGCGACCCGACCCGCGCCTCCTACCGGCCGGTCGCCTGCGGCAGGCGTGACCGCCACGACCGCTTGCGGGCCGCGATGGTCGCGATGGTGACGAAGGTCATCAGGGTTCCTTCGAAGAGCACGAAGCTCTCGGCGACGGCCGTCACCCCGATCAGCACGAGCACGAGCGCCGGCCAGACGTAGGCCACGATCGGGTGGCCCGACGCCGTGATCCAGCTGCGCACGAACGCGAGGGTGCCGGCCACGACGAGCAGCAGGCCCCCGACGAGGCCCAGCTGCAACCAGATGTCGAAGAACGCGTTCAGGCCCGTCTCGTGCGGTCGGCCGCTCGGGGCGATGATCGTCGAGTAGGGGAAGATGCCGGTCGGCCACTGTCCGACGAAGCCCCAGCCGACGATGTCGTGCACCGCGGCCAGTTCGCGGATGCGAGCCCAGAGCAGCGACCGCACCGACAGGTCGCTGGTCGCGTCGACGGCATCGAGGAGGCGCGAGCGGCCCGCGTAGGCCAGCGCGCCCCCCAGCACCACGATCACCGCGAAGACCGATTGCATGAGCGACCGTCTCGACTCGGGGGCGCGCCGCAGCGCGTCGAGCGCCACGCCCGCCACGATCAGGACGATGACCGCGATCGCCGTCGCGGGGGAGCGGGCGAAGCCGAGCGCCGTGAGGGCGAGCACGCCCGAGGCCACGGCCTGTCGTCGGGGAACGGATCGGGTGAGGAACTCGACGGCGAAGGTGATCACCGCGAGCGTCGCCAGGAACCCCAGGTAGTTGCGGGTGCCCGAGATGCCCTGGATGGGCCCGCCCGCGGCGAGGTTGCCCTGGATGCCCAGGAACGCGATCGGCTGGTCGATCAGCAGTCCGCTCAGCACCTCGAGCGACAACGAGATCACGAGCAGGATGCGCAGGGCGTCGCCGAACGCCCTCACGACCTGCACGAGGTCGCGTCCGAGCGCCAGGTAGAGCCCGAGCGCGCCGAATCCGACGGCGTAGGCCACCCCGCCGATCGTCACCCAGGTGTACTCGCTCCAGAAGACGCTGAGGCCCATGAACCCGAAGAGGGCCATGAGGGACACGGGCAGGATGCCGTGCCATTCGATGTGGTGCCGACCGCCGACGAGCGAGAGCGCCGCCAACACCACGAGCGTGCCCAGGACGGCGAGCGACCCGGGCCACCCCATCAGGGCGCGCACGGACTGCGTCGAGAACGCGTAGAGGACGATCGCGACCGACAGCGCCTGCGAGAAGTGCCCGCCGGCCGAGAAGCCGATCCAGGCCGAGAGGTACCGGCGCAGGGGGTCCCGGTCGCGGTCGAACCCGTGGTCGTGGCCGAAGGTCACCGGTCGTGGCCCGTCCAGCCGAAGGGGTCGCGTCGGGTGACGAGCACGACGATCACGAACGTGGCCCACCCCCACTCGACGATCAAGCGGGACTCCGTCAACCCGTGGACGAGCAGGGCCGTCACGAGCAGCAGCGGCAGCAGGTCGAGGGCCGACCACGGGGCCGCGACCTCGCGGGCCAGCATCCGGCGGTCGACGGCCCACCACCAGGACCGCAGCACGACCCCGACGATGGTCAGGCCGAAGAGGATCAGGCCGACCCACCCCAGCTGGAACCAGACGTCGAGGTACGCGTCGTGCGCCTGCAGGTACACGACGCCGTTGCGCTCGGCGAGGTCGGTGAAGGGTTCGACGAAGGGGAACCAGTAACTGACCCAGCCCCAGCCCACGACGGGGTGCTGGACACCCAGGTCGTAGACGGCCGACCAGATGTCGGTGCGGCCCGTCAGGTCGCCGCTCTTGCCGAGCAGCCCGAGCAGGGGGCCTCGGGCGAGGACGGCGCCGGCGACGGCCGCCACGACGACGATCGCCGCCGCGCCGAGGACGGGGGCACGGCGACCGGGCTCGCGGCGGCGGGTCGCCAGCACCAGCAGCAGCACGAGGCCGACGGCGACCGCGACCACCGCGACCGTCGCCGACCGGGTCAGGACGAGTGCCAGCAGCGAGGCGGCGAGCCCGACGACCGCCGAACCGCGGGAGATCGACCGGTTCGCGGCCTCGACGGCCGTGACGATCAGGGCGAGCAAGGCGATGATCGCCAGGATGTTGCTGTTGCCCTGCAGCCCCTGGATGCGACCGCCCTCGAAGAGCACGTCGCGCGACCAGAACCACGCCGCGGGCTGCCCGGTGCAGTCGAGGTAGACCGGGCACACCGGCTGTCGCACGAACAGCCCGACGACGACCTCGAACAGCAGCGAGGCCACGACGTGGATGCGCAACGCTCGTCCGAGGGCCGTCACGATGGCCGGCCACGGAGCGACGACGGTGACCGCCAAGGCGCCCACGCTCGTCATCAGCGTGAGGACGATGCCGATCGCCGAGCCGGCCGGGTACTGCGACCAGGCGATGGAGGCGACGGCTAACGCCAGGAAGAGCACGAGGAGGCGCGGGAGGGTCCGCACCCGGGGCGGGTGCCGCACGACGAGGACGACGGCGGCGACCACCATCGCGACGCAGGCCGCCCCCCAGCCCCACCAGCCGGTGCCGTTGCGCAGGACGTCGCCGCCGAAGAGCACGAGGAACGCGAGTGTCGCGAACGTCGTGGCTCCGCGCGCGGGCGCCACTCGGGCGGGCCGCGCGGGCAGCGTCGAGGTCATGGGCACCAGGCTAGACGACGGGGGAGGCGCGGCGGGGCGACCAGGGGCCAC
This genomic interval from Frigoribacterium sp. Leaf415 contains the following:
- a CDS encoding O-antigen ligase family protein, producing the protein MTSTLPARPARVAPARGATTFATLAFLVLFGGDVLRNGTGWWGWGAACVAMVVAAVVLVVRHPPRVRTLPRLLVLFLALAVASIAWSQYPAGSAIGIVLTLMTSVGALAVTVVAPWPAIVTALGRALRIHVVASLLFEVVVGLFVRQPVCPVYLDCTGQPAAWFWSRDVLFEGGRIQGLQGNSNILAIIALLALIVTAVEAANRSISRGSAVVGLAASLLALVLTRSATVAVVAVAVGLVLLLVLATRRREPGRRAPVLGAAAIVVVAAVAGAVLARGPLLGLLGKSGDLTGRTDIWSAVYDLGVQHPVVGWGWVSYWFPFVEPFTDLAERNGVVYLQAHDAYLDVWFQLGWVGLILFGLTIVGVVLRSWWWAVDRRMLAREVAAPWSALDLLPLLLVTALLVHGLTESRLIVEWGWATFVIVVLVTRRDPFGWTGHDR